A window from Mangifera indica cultivar Alphonso unplaced genomic scaffold, CATAS_Mindica_2.1 Un_0016, whole genome shotgun sequence encodes these proteins:
- the LOC123205822 gene encoding protein SRG1-like translates to MASSQPHLENSEFPILSLQELIKDPNITVPNNYHRPDQEPLKLLNENDHFPAIPTIDLDRLVSKEHTELEQEKLEATCKEWGIFQLVNHGVSSSLLEKLKLEIQEFFKLPVEDKMKFKIKPGEFEGYGSLVRSDGKLDWGDRLLMITNPVHRRKPYLFPELPSSLRNTLECYFQELQNLSKILLGMIAKNLKMEMKEMEELFEDGMQSVRLNYYPPCSKPEVVMGIIPHSDATGITILHQVNGVDGLQIKKGGVWIPLSILPEAFVINLGDILEIISNGVYQSIEHRATINSEKERISVAFFVNPRFDAEIGPTSSLISPENPPLFKKIGMEDYVKGFSSLKLNGKKYLANMKIENGEGMQHDN, encoded by the exons ATGGCATCATCTCAGCCTCACCTTGAGAACTCTGAGTTCCCCATACTTAGCCTTCAGGAACTCATCAAAGACCCCAACATTACTGTGCCAAACAACTACCATCGTCCCGATCAAGAGCCTCTAAAACTCTTAAACGAGAACGATCACTTCCCTGCAATCCCCACCATTGACCTGGATCGTTTGGTTTCCAAGGAACACACAGAGCTTGAGCAAGAGAAGCTGGAAGCAACGTGCAAGGAATGGGGTATCTTTCAG TTGGTGAACCATGGAGTCAGCTCTTCACTGCTGGAGAAGCTGAAACTTGAGATCCAAGAATTTTTTAAGCTTCCTGTTGAAGACAAAATGAAATTCAAGATAAAACCAGGTGAGTTTGAAGGGTATGGATCCCTTGTTCGATCCGACGGAAAACTTGATTGGGGTGACAGGTTGCTTATGATAACCAACCCGGTTCACAGGAGAAAACCATACCTCTTTCCAGAGCTCCCTTCATCCTTAAG GAATACTTTAGAGTGTTACTTCCAGGAATTGCAAAATCTGTCCAAAATACTACTTGGGATGATAGCGAAGAATCTGAAGATGGAGATGAAAGAAATGGAAGAATTGTTTGAGGATGGGATGCAATCAGTGAGGTTGAATTATTATCCTCCTTGTTCAAAACCAGAGGTGGTTATGGGTATTATTCCTCACTCTGATGCCACTGGCATCACTATTTTGCATCAAGTTAATGGAGTTGACGGCCTTCAGATTAAAAAGGGCGGCGTTTGGATTCCTCTTAGCATCCTTCCTGAAGCTTTTGTAATAAACTTGGGAGATATTCTAGAG ATTATAAGTAACGGAGTCTATCAGAGCATTGAGCATAGGGCAACGATAAATTCAGAGAAAGAGAGGATATCAGTTGCTTTTTTCGTCAACCCAAGGTTCGATGCAGAGATTGGACCAACAAGCAGCCTTATAAGCCCTGAAAACCCACCATTATTCAAGAAAATAGGGATGGAAGATTACGTTAAAGGTTTCTCCTCCCTGAAGCTCAATGGAAAAAAATACTTGGCCAACATGAAGATTGAAAATGGTGAAGGCATGCAGCACGATAACTGA
- the LOC123205818 gene encoding beta-fructofuranosidase, insoluble isoenzyme CWINV1-like, producing the protein MRFSISLVLLFSLCLGHGIVELEASHCIYDQLQISLNVSSNSTDQPYRTGYHFQPHKNWINDPNGVMIHNGIYHLFYQYNPKGVVWGNIVWAHSTSEDLINWVSHEPAISPSQKYDEKGCWSGSATILPGDKPAILYTGIDLDNNQVQNLAFPKNLSDPYLIEWEKFPKNPLMAPDSKNGINASAFRDPSTAWQGPDKAWRVVIGSKNDDLGLAILFRSEDFITWSQAKRPLHSGKHTGMWECPDFYPVAVDNVTGLDTSTLGSNVKHVLKVSLDNTKHDYYTIGNYNYRTDKYIPDNGSIEGDRGLKYDYGKFYASKTFFDSARNRRVLWGWINESSSVKDDAKKGWSGLQAIPRTVWLDKSGKQLIQWPVAELEMLRDNEIHLQHKSLDAGSTHEITGITAAQADVDISLEITDINKAEVINLKRHHAQKLCNERNASAKGSLGPFGLKVLASNDSQEFTAVFFRIFIRKASKQPVVLMCSDQSRSSLNNDNDKTTYGTFLNVDPVSEKISLRSLIDHSIVESFGGGGKSCITARVYPKLAVDDKAHLYVFNNGTEAVKVASLKAWSLKDAHIK; encoded by the exons ATGCGCTTTTCAATCTCTCTAGTcctattattttcactttgcCTTGGCCATGGCATTGTTGAACTTGAAGCATCACATTGCATTTACGACCAACTTCAGATTTCTCTAAATGTTTCTTCTAATTCTACAGATCAACCTTACAGAACTGGTTATCATTTCCAACCTCACAAAAACTGGATCAATG ATCCCAATG GAGTTATGATTCACAATGGAATTTATCACTTGTTCTACCAATACAATCCCAAAGGTGTGGTGTGGGGCAACATTGTGTGGGCTCATTCTACATCCGAAGATCTCATCAACTGGGTTTCACATGAACCGGCCATCTCCCCTTCTCAGAAATACGATGAAAAGGGCTGCTGGTCTGGTTCTGCCACAATTCTTCCTGGAGACAAACCGGCCATTTTGTACACTGGCATTGACCTTGACAACAACCAGGTTCAAAATTTAGCTTTCCCCAAGAATTTATCCGACCCTTATCTTATAGAATGGGAAAAGTTCCCAAAGAACCCACTGATGGCACCTGATTCCAAAAATGGCATCAATGCGAGCGCATTTAGAGACCCTTCCACCGCCTGGCAAGGCCCTGATAAAGCCTGGAGAGTCGTCATTGGAAGCAAAAACGATGATTTGGGGTTGGCAATTCTTTTCAGGAGTGAAGATTTTATAACTTGGTCCCAGGCTAAACGCCCTCTACATTCTGGCAAGCACACAGGAATGTGGGAGTGTCCTGATTTTTACCCGGTGGCAGTTGATAATGTTACTGGTCTTGATACATCAACTCTTGGAAGTAATGTTAAGCATGTGCTGAAGGTCAGCTTGGATAATACTAAGCATGATTATTACACAATTGGGAATTATAATTACAGGACTGATAAATATATTCCTGATAATGGCTCCATTGAAGGAGACAGAGGATTGAAATATGATTATGGGAAGTTTTATGCTTCCAAGACTTTCTTTGATAGTGCTAGGAATCGGAGAGTCTTGTGGGGATGGATTAATGAATCATCAAGTGTGAAGGATGATGCTAAAAAGGGATGGTCTGGACTTCAG GCCATTCCCAGGACGGTTTGGCTTGATAAATCCGGAAAGCAGTTGATACAATGGCCAGTAGCAGAACTTGAGATGCTTCGCGATAATGAAATACATTTACAGCACAAGTCGCTGGATGCAGGATCAACCCACGAAATAACAGGCATCACAGCTGCACAG GCAGACGTTGATATTTCACTTGAGATAACTGACATTAACAAAGCAGAAGTGATCAATTTAAAAAGGCACCATGCTCAAAAGCTTTGCAATGAAAGGAATGCATCAGCTAAAGGCAGTCTTGGTCCATTTGGGTTGAAAGTTTTGGCCTCTAATGATTCTCAAGAGTTCACAGCAGTGTTCTTCAGAATCTTTATACGCAAAGCTAGCAAGCAACCGGTTGTGCTAATGTGCAGTGACCAAAGCAG ATCTTCCTTAAACAATGACAATGACAAGACTACTTATGGAACTTTCTTGAATGTGGATCCCGTTTCAGAGAAAATATCACTAAGGAGCTTG ATTGATCATTCAATAGTGGAGAGCTTTGGTGGAGGAGGCAAGAGTTGCATCACAGCCAGAGTCTATCCAAAGTTGGCGGTTGATGATAAAGCTCATTTGTACGTTTTCAATAATGGGACCGAAGCCGTAAAGGTTGCGAGCTTGAAGGCTTGGAGCTTGAAGGATGCTCATATTAAATGA